In Rattus norvegicus strain BN/NHsdMcwi chromosome 3, GRCr8, whole genome shotgun sequence, a genomic segment contains:
- the Hipk3 gene encoding homeodomain-interacting protein kinase 3 isoform X4 — protein MQALFHHKFSLSAQADAPHRPAASASRVLGLKSRSTTACYRVVVGIPAAHGKPTSYSIRVDNTVPLVTQAPAVQPLQIRPGVLSQQTWSGRTQQMLIPAWQQVTPMAPAAATLTSEGMAGSQRLGDWGKMIPHSNHYNSVMPPPLLTNQITLSAPQPISVGIAHVVWPQPATTKKNKLCQNRSNSLQNTNVPHSAFISPKIISGKEVEEVSCVETQDNHTSEGEARTCHEASVRQDSSVSDKQRQTIIIADSPSPAVSVITISSDTDDEETSPRPSLRECKGSLDCEACQSTLNIDRMCSLSSPDSTLSTSSSGQSSPSPCKRPNSMSDDEQESGCETVDGSPTSDSSGHDSPFAESSFVEDTPQNPELGTCAGTEAKPALSTAVEPPVGTERGLNVDAHMANTDSTCQPLTKGQPAPGKLNQPSASAARQQKPTSAFQQQHLNLSQVQHFGTGHQEWNGNLGHRRQQAYIPTSVTSNPFTLSHGSPNHTAVHAHLAGSAHLGGQPTLLPYPPSTALSSAAPVAHLLASPCTSRPMLQHPTYNISHPSGIVHQVPVGINPRLLPSPTIHQTQYKPIFPPHSYIAASPAYTGFPLSPTKLSQYPYM, from the exons ATGCAGGCATTGTTTCATCATAAGTTCTCACTTTCAGCTCAGGCTGATGCTCCTCACCGTCCAGCTGCCTCTGcatccagagtgctggggttaaagtcaCGCTCCACCACAGCCTGCTACAGGGTAGTTGTGG GTATTCCCGCAGCACATGGTAAGCCCACCAGTTATTCCATAAGGGTGGACAACACAGTTCCGCTTGTGACTCAGGCCCCAGCTGTACAGCCTCTGCAGATCCGACCAGGAGTCCTTTCACAG CAGACATGGTCTGGTCGAACACAGCAGATGCTAATACCTGCCTGGCAGCAGGTAacacccatggctcctgctgctgcAACACTAACTTCTGAAGGCATGGCTGGTTCACAGAGGCTTGGAGACTGGGG GAAAATGATTCCACACAGCAATCATTATAACTCCGTGATGCCGCCACCTCTTCTGACCAACCAGATAACATTGTCGGCCCCTCAGCCTATCAGCGTAGGCATCGCACATGTTGTCTGGCCTCAGCCTGCCACTACCAAGAAAAATAAGCTGTGCCAGAACAG GAGTAATTCATTGCAGAACACCAATGTCCCACATTCAGCATTTATTTCTCCAAAGATAATCAGTGGGAAAGAAGTTGAGGAAGTAAGTTGTGTAGAAACACAGGACAATCATACCTCAGAAGGAGAGGCAAGAACTTGCCATGAAGCGTCTGTCAGACAGGATTCTTCAGTTTCAGACAAACAGCGGCAAACCATCATCATTGCCGACTCCCCAAGTCCTGCCGTGAGTGTGATCACCATTAGCAGTGACACTGATGACGAAGAGACCTCACCCAGACCTTCACTCCGAGA GTGTAAAGGTAGTCTGGATTGTGAAGCTTGCCAAAGCACTTTGAATATTGATCGGATGTGTTCACTCAGCAGTCCCGACAGCACTCTGAGTACCAGCTCCTCAGGGCAGTCCAGCCCATCCCCTTGCAAAAGACcgaacag tATGTCAGATGATGAACAGGAAAGTGGGTGTGAGACTGTGGACGGCTCTCCAACGTCAGACTCCTCGGGGCATGACAGTCCATTTGCAGAGAGCAGTTTTGTGGAAGACACTCCTCAaaacccagagctggggacttgTGCTGGCACAGAGGCCAAGCCAGCTCTTAGCACTGCTGTGGAGCCACCAGTGGGGACAGAGCGTGGCCTGAACGTCGATGCGCACATGGCCAACACAG ATTCTACATGCCAGCCATTGACAAAAGGCCAGCCCGCCCCTGGAAAGCTGAACCAGCCCTCTGCCTCGGCTGCTCGTCAGCAAAAGCCCACATCAGCATTCCAGCAGCAGCATTTGAACCTGAGCCAG GTTCAGCATTTCGGAACTGGGCATCAAGAATGGAATGGAAACTTGGGGCATCGAAGACAGCAAGCATATATTCCTACTAGTGTTACCAGTAATCCATTCACTCTTTCTCACGGAAGTCCCAACCACACAGCAGTGCATGCCCATCTGGCTGGAAGTGCGCACCTCGGAGGACAGCCCACTCTGCTTCCGTACCCGCCATCAACTGCCCTCAGTAGTGCTGCACCCGTGGCCCACCTCCTAGCCTCTCCGTGTACCTCAAGACCTATGTTACAGCATCCAACTTATAATATCTCCCATCCCAGTGGCATAGTTCACCAAGTCCCCGTGGGCATAAATCCCCGCCTGTTACCATCCCCGACCATTCATCAGACTCAGTACAAACCAATCTTCCCTCCACATTCTTACATTGCAGCATCGCCTGCATATACTGGATTTCCATTGAGTCCAACAAAACTCAGCCAGTATCCATATATGTGA
- the Hipk3 gene encoding homeodomain-interacting protein kinase 3 isoform X5, whose product MQALFHHKFSLSAQADAPHRPAASASRVLGLKSRSTTACYRVVVGIPAAHGKPTSYSIRVDNTVPLVTQAPAVQPLQIRPGVLSQTWSGRTQQMLIPAWQQVTPMAPAAATLTSEGMAGSQRLGDWGKMIPHSNHYNSVMPPPLLTNQITLSAPQPISVGIAHVVWPQPATTKKNKLCQNRSNSLQNTNVPHSAFISPKIISGKEVEEVSCVETQDNHTSEGEARTCHEASVRQDSSVSDKQRQTIIIADSPSPAVSVITISSDTDDEETSPRPSLRECKGSLDCEACQSTLNIDRMCSLSSPDSTLSTSSSGQSSPSPCKRPNSMSDDEQESGCETVDGSPTSDSSGHDSPFAESSFVEDTPQNPELGTCAGTEAKPALSTAVEPPVGTERGLNVDAHMANTDSTCQPLTKGQPAPGKLNQPSASAARQQKPTSAFQQQHLNLSQVQHFGTGHQEWNGNLGHRRQQAYIPTSVTSNPFTLSHGSPNHTAVHAHLAGSAHLGGQPTLLPYPPSTALSSAAPVAHLLASPCTSRPMLQHPTYNISHPSGIVHQVPVGINPRLLPSPTIHQTQYKPIFPPHSYIAASPAYTGFPLSPTKLSQYPYM is encoded by the exons ATGCAGGCATTGTTTCATCATAAGTTCTCACTTTCAGCTCAGGCTGATGCTCCTCACCGTCCAGCTGCCTCTGcatccagagtgctggggttaaagtcaCGCTCCACCACAGCCTGCTACAGGGTAGTTGTGG GTATTCCCGCAGCACATGGTAAGCCCACCAGTTATTCCATAAGGGTGGACAACACAGTTCCGCTTGTGACTCAGGCCCCAGCTGTACAGCCTCTGCAGATCCGACCAGGAGTCCTTTCACAG ACATGGTCTGGTCGAACACAGCAGATGCTAATACCTGCCTGGCAGCAGGTAacacccatggctcctgctgctgcAACACTAACTTCTGAAGGCATGGCTGGTTCACAGAGGCTTGGAGACTGGGG GAAAATGATTCCACACAGCAATCATTATAACTCCGTGATGCCGCCACCTCTTCTGACCAACCAGATAACATTGTCGGCCCCTCAGCCTATCAGCGTAGGCATCGCACATGTTGTCTGGCCTCAGCCTGCCACTACCAAGAAAAATAAGCTGTGCCAGAACAG GAGTAATTCATTGCAGAACACCAATGTCCCACATTCAGCATTTATTTCTCCAAAGATAATCAGTGGGAAAGAAGTTGAGGAAGTAAGTTGTGTAGAAACACAGGACAATCATACCTCAGAAGGAGAGGCAAGAACTTGCCATGAAGCGTCTGTCAGACAGGATTCTTCAGTTTCAGACAAACAGCGGCAAACCATCATCATTGCCGACTCCCCAAGTCCTGCCGTGAGTGTGATCACCATTAGCAGTGACACTGATGACGAAGAGACCTCACCCAGACCTTCACTCCGAGA GTGTAAAGGTAGTCTGGATTGTGAAGCTTGCCAAAGCACTTTGAATATTGATCGGATGTGTTCACTCAGCAGTCCCGACAGCACTCTGAGTACCAGCTCCTCAGGGCAGTCCAGCCCATCCCCTTGCAAAAGACcgaacag tATGTCAGATGATGAACAGGAAAGTGGGTGTGAGACTGTGGACGGCTCTCCAACGTCAGACTCCTCGGGGCATGACAGTCCATTTGCAGAGAGCAGTTTTGTGGAAGACACTCCTCAaaacccagagctggggacttgTGCTGGCACAGAGGCCAAGCCAGCTCTTAGCACTGCTGTGGAGCCACCAGTGGGGACAGAGCGTGGCCTGAACGTCGATGCGCACATGGCCAACACAG ATTCTACATGCCAGCCATTGACAAAAGGCCAGCCCGCCCCTGGAAAGCTGAACCAGCCCTCTGCCTCGGCTGCTCGTCAGCAAAAGCCCACATCAGCATTCCAGCAGCAGCATTTGAACCTGAGCCAG GTTCAGCATTTCGGAACTGGGCATCAAGAATGGAATGGAAACTTGGGGCATCGAAGACAGCAAGCATATATTCCTACTAGTGTTACCAGTAATCCATTCACTCTTTCTCACGGAAGTCCCAACCACACAGCAGTGCATGCCCATCTGGCTGGAAGTGCGCACCTCGGAGGACAGCCCACTCTGCTTCCGTACCCGCCATCAACTGCCCTCAGTAGTGCTGCACCCGTGGCCCACCTCCTAGCCTCTCCGTGTACCTCAAGACCTATGTTACAGCATCCAACTTATAATATCTCCCATCCCAGTGGCATAGTTCACCAAGTCCCCGTGGGCATAAATCCCCGCCTGTTACCATCCCCGACCATTCATCAGACTCAGTACAAACCAATCTTCCCTCCACATTCTTACATTGCAGCATCGCCTGCATATACTGGATTTCCATTGAGTCCAACAAAACTCAGCCAGTATCCATATATGTGA